In one Bacteroidota bacterium genomic region, the following are encoded:
- a CDS encoding NifU family protein: MPEDLELRIRRALDHVKPYLHVDGGSVELVRIDFEHAVVEVCLVGACRTCSMASMTLRAGIERAILHEAPEIRRIEAVSRPEIEQLFELK, from the coding sequence ATGCCGGAAGATCTCGAACTACGCATTCGCCGAGCACTCGACCATGTCAAGCCATACTTGCACGTCGATGGCGGCAGTGTCGAGCTCGTCCGAATCGATTTCGAACATGCAGTCGTCGAAGTCTGCCTCGTGGGTGCCTGCCGTACCTGCTCGATGGCGTCGATGACGCTCCGGGCCGGGATCGAACGTGCCATTCTGCACGAAGCACCGGAAATCCGGAGGATCGAAGCCGTTTCGCGGCCAGAAATCGAGCAGCTTTTCGAACTTAAGTAG
- the apbC gene encoding iron-sulfur cluster carrier protein ApbC, protein MGLFSKSSATPVTESDILHALSSVVDPDIHRDVVSLGMIKDVVIKGSKVGFTFELTTPSCPIKGELEREAREAVESIAGAGNVEIKMTARVPQSQLRSAGEILSGVKNTIAIASGKGGVGKSTVAANLAVQLARDGARVGLLDADIYGPSIPLMFGLQNAKPAARQVSENKVMMVPLEAEGIKIMSIGFLVDPDTAVVWRGPMASGALKQFMTDVDWGELDYLLFDLPPGTGDIQLTLVQSISLSGALIVTTPQDIALADATKGIRMFEKVHVPVLGIVENMSYFVCSHCGEREEIFAHGGGRTAAKNFGVPFLGELPLTTEVRIGSDTGHPIVATSPDSTAGKAFADIACELARQVSILAYAPEHAPVQIEI, encoded by the coding sequence ATGGGCCTTTTTTCCAAATCCTCCGCTACTCCTGTGACTGAATCCGACATTCTTCATGCTTTAAGCTCCGTTGTGGATCCTGACATACACCGGGATGTCGTCTCACTCGGAATGATCAAGGATGTTGTCATCAAAGGAAGCAAAGTTGGCTTCACGTTTGAACTTACGACTCCCTCGTGTCCAATCAAAGGCGAACTCGAGCGAGAGGCTCGCGAGGCAGTTGAAAGCATCGCCGGCGCCGGCAATGTCGAAATTAAGATGACGGCTCGCGTGCCCCAATCCCAGCTCCGTTCCGCCGGTGAAATTCTCAGCGGAGTTAAGAATACAATCGCAATCGCATCCGGTAAGGGAGGCGTTGGCAAATCGACGGTCGCCGCAAACCTTGCGGTGCAACTCGCCCGCGATGGTGCTCGCGTCGGGTTGCTCGATGCCGATATTTATGGCCCTAGCATTCCCCTAATGTTCGGTCTGCAGAATGCCAAACCCGCCGCGCGGCAGGTTTCCGAGAACAAAGTCATGATGGTCCCGCTGGAGGCTGAAGGTATCAAGATCATGTCCATCGGATTTTTGGTCGATCCGGATACCGCAGTGGTCTGGCGTGGACCGATGGCAAGCGGCGCGCTCAAGCAATTCATGACCGATGTCGATTGGGGGGAGCTGGATTACCTGCTGTTCGACCTTCCACCTGGCACTGGTGACATCCAACTGACGCTCGTGCAATCCATTTCGCTCTCGGGCGCTCTCATTGTAACGACACCGCAGGACATTGCGCTTGCCGATGCCACAAAGGGTATTCGGATGTTCGAGAAAGTCCATGTGCCGGTGCTTGGAATCGTCGAGAACATGAGTTATTTCGTCTGCTCGCATTGTGGCGAGCGCGAAGAGATCTTCGCACATGGCGGCGGACGCACCGCCGCGAAAAATTTCGGGGTACCATTCTTGGGCGAACTTCCGCTGACGACGGAAGTTCGTATCGGCTCGGATACCGGCCATCCGATCGTGGCGACTTCACCGGACTCGACTGCGGGGAAAGCTTTCGCCGATATTGCGTGCGAGCTGGCCCGGCAAGTCTCGATCCTGGCCTATGCTCCGGAGCACGCCCCGGTTCAAATCGAAATCTGA
- a CDS encoding TPM domain-containing protein, with protein sequence MEHPTHANDAFSKDVLERIAQRIADVEHTTGADIRISVRDLRDAGEADLSIKDLAEKEFAMLGLHTSKDHAGILIFILYHEKRFYVCGDAGVHSRVHPEAWKDVAHELGSHFLQADYEGGVLSALHKIEHHLKPKHAA encoded by the coding sequence ATGGAACACCCTACCCACGCCAACGACGCGTTTAGCAAAGATGTCCTCGAGCGCATTGCGCAGCGCATTGCCGATGTTGAACATACTACTGGCGCGGACATTCGCATTTCAGTTCGTGACCTGCGCGATGCCGGCGAAGCCGATCTCTCCATCAAAGACTTAGCCGAAAAAGAATTCGCCATGCTGGGGCTTCACACGTCCAAAGATCACGCTGGCATTCTGATCTTCATCCTCTATCACGAGAAAAGGTTTTATGTCTGCGGCGATGCCGGGGTCCACTCACGCGTCCATCCCGAAGCATGGAAGGATGTTGCGCACGAGCTCGGCTCCCATTTCTTGCAAGCGGACTACGAAGGTGGCGTCCTCTCCGCGCTCCATAAGATCGAGCACCACCTGAAGCCAAAGCACGCGGCATAG
- a CDS encoding glycosyltransferase family 39 protein, translated as MTVFLRWARDNQAIIVLCLICTLVLPALIVHPFHSDLDIYQSMGLELYARHGLPYLASWDGNFPGIVLIHALAIALFGNSILGFRMLDLIIQIGIVISMYHVSRLWLAKESSLLGCLFYAIMYVNGPGQFVGQRDCLALLPIVLFVGSCVLAYRSKSGRRWKILMTASGVLIGLTTCIRPTFAILLPLPFLTLFTLRDARGRSALLNELFGFFVVVALCIAPYVFIHGGIREVYLATIRFNIDIYSPAANLFSASKRWVVAAGMLLGWSAMVLWHRQSGRHFQEAPRDKSERRFLIGLIVAIVLEIAAMRRLAGYHMVPLFACFMPALGAIIWETKSRFGRAGSVILTLSIILLFVLLYPFRMIIDHPRQEPVAAMAGLELNSRGNAPEDLTEDHVVDYLRRNTAPNDPVEVAAFTPAVRWRIERPPATRFTTPFPLTMRKADGTVTDYQREWFGEYIQRLKEVRPKYYVIQNFIEGQVSTRGLMLEIPGLSELLADWYRSDTIIGIYYIYVRR; from the coding sequence ATGACAGTCTTTCTTCGATGGGCTCGCGACAACCAGGCAATAATCGTGCTTTGTCTGATTTGTACCCTCGTTCTTCCTGCACTGATTGTCCACCCCTTTCATAGTGATTTAGATATTTACCAGTCCATGGGCCTGGAGTTATACGCTCGTCATGGTTTGCCATACTTGGCAAGTTGGGACGGCAACTTTCCGGGCATCGTCCTAATCCATGCGCTTGCCATCGCACTGTTCGGCAATTCCATTCTTGGATTTCGCATGTTGGACCTCATAATCCAGATAGGGATTGTGATTTCGATGTATCACGTTTCTCGTCTCTGGCTTGCCAAAGAGTCATCGCTGCTGGGTTGTCTCTTCTATGCCATCATGTATGTAAACGGACCTGGCCAATTTGTTGGCCAACGGGATTGTTTGGCACTGCTTCCGATCGTACTATTCGTCGGTTCTTGCGTCCTGGCATACCGGAGCAAGTCCGGCAGAAGGTGGAAGATCCTGATGACAGCCTCCGGCGTTTTGATCGGTCTCACCACCTGCATTCGCCCAACATTTGCAATTTTGCTGCCTTTGCCATTTCTGACGCTGTTTACTCTCCGCGATGCTCGTGGCCGATCCGCCTTGCTCAACGAGTTGTTTGGCTTTTTCGTCGTTGTTGCGCTCTGCATTGCACCTTATGTCTTCATCCACGGCGGAATTCGGGAGGTATATTTAGCGACAATCAGATTCAACATCGACATCTATTCTCCTGCAGCGAATCTATTTTCTGCTTCGAAGCGGTGGGTCGTCGCCGCTGGGATGCTTCTGGGTTGGTCGGCAATGGTTCTATGGCATCGGCAATCGGGCCGCCATTTTCAGGAAGCGCCGCGCGACAAATCCGAGCGAAGATTCCTCATCGGTCTTATTGTTGCGATCGTCCTTGAGATTGCAGCCATGCGAAGGTTGGCCGGATATCATATGGTCCCGCTATTTGCGTGCTTCATGCCGGCGCTCGGCGCGATCATATGGGAAACAAAGTCTCGCTTTGGCCGGGCCGGCTCTGTCATTCTCACACTAAGTATAATTCTACTTTTTGTGTTGCTGTACCCATTTCGAATGATTATCGACCATCCCAGGCAGGAACCGGTCGCCGCCATGGCTGGACTGGAGTTGAATTCCCGCGGGAATGCACCTGAGGATTTGACAGAAGACCATGTTGTAGACTATCTTCGCCGAAACACTGCACCGAACGATCCGGTTGAAGTCGCGGCGTTCACGCCTGCTGTTCGTTGGCGGATCGAACGTCCGCCCGCAACCCGATTTACAACGCCGTTTCCCCTGACCATGCGGAAAGCTGATGGCACCGTTACGGACTACCAGCGCGAATGGTTTGGCGAATACATTCAACGGCTCAAAGAGGTACGTCCGAAGTATTATGTCATTCAAAATTTCATCGAAGGGCAGGTCTCGACCCGTGGCCTGATGCTCGAGATTCCGGGCCTCTCTGAACTCCTGGCAGATTGGTATCGATCGGATACCATAATTGGAATCTATTATATTTACGTTCGGCGATAG
- a CDS encoding ATP-dependent Clp protease adaptor ClpS — translation MLRDLASKLWPLKFSSNVTPPKATSLTTPEIGFLEDSEIEQGLAARVLLYNDSYHSFDEVGMQLAKALGCSVDEGEAIAWRVHATGQAIVFDGDLMGCLHVSAILEEIALNTQVMT, via the coding sequence ATGCTACGCGATCTCGCTTCCAAACTCTGGCCGCTCAAGTTTTCCTCGAACGTGACCCCACCAAAGGCCACTTCGCTCACCACGCCTGAAATCGGATTTCTTGAAGATTCCGAAATCGAGCAAGGACTCGCTGCGCGGGTTTTGCTTTACAACGACAGCTATCACAGCTTCGACGAAGTCGGCATGCAGCTCGCCAAGGCACTCGGCTGTTCTGTCGATGAAGGGGAAGCTATTGCGTGGCGCGTCCATGCCACCGGTCAGGCGATTGTGTTCGATGGCGATCTCATGGGTTGTCTCCATGTCAGCGCCATCCTCGAAGAGATTGCGCTGAACACGCAGGTGATGACATAG